The Mycolicibacterium boenickei genome has a segment encoding these proteins:
- a CDS encoding ABC transporter permease, translated as MAIAIAFPTLAGGRTSPRPAWSWPRSTVLNWAGFSMVIVLTLLVIAVPVIAPHDPLTPVGMPLQAPGKNGFLLGTDSVGRDILSRVLYGARSSWFAALVVVAVGLAIGGLIGLIAGASGGWIDSVLMRITDAFLSLPAPVLAIAVVAALGPGFVHTLIAVSIVWWPFYARLVRGEVARLAARPHVEAAKLAGVSRFRLATRHLLPGAVPNALVAASLDLGTLILTVAALSFLGLGQAAPAPELGADSARNLSYFLQQWWIPVMPGLGVLVLALVGNIAGDCLRNLMKNR; from the coding sequence ATGGCGATAGCGATTGCATTCCCCACCCTGGCCGGCGGGCGCACCAGTCCGCGGCCGGCATGGTCCTGGCCGCGGTCCACCGTGCTTAACTGGGCCGGATTCTCCATGGTGATCGTGCTGACCCTGCTCGTCATCGCGGTACCGGTGATCGCCCCACACGACCCGCTCACCCCGGTGGGTATGCCGCTGCAGGCGCCGGGCAAGAACGGATTCCTGCTCGGCACAGACTCCGTCGGCCGCGACATCCTGTCCCGAGTGCTCTACGGCGCGCGCTCCAGTTGGTTCGCGGCGCTGGTCGTCGTCGCTGTCGGCCTGGCGATCGGCGGGCTGATCGGCCTGATCGCCGGCGCATCCGGAGGCTGGATCGACTCCGTGTTGATGCGCATCACCGACGCGTTCCTGTCCCTTCCCGCCCCGGTGCTGGCAATCGCGGTCGTGGCCGCGCTCGGGCCGGGCTTCGTGCACACCCTGATCGCGGTGTCCATCGTCTGGTGGCCGTTCTACGCGCGGCTGGTGCGCGGTGAGGTCGCGCGTCTGGCCGCCCGGCCACATGTCGAAGCCGCGAAACTGGCCGGGGTGAGCCGATTCCGGCTCGCGACGCGGCACCTGTTGCCCGGGGCGGTGCCGAACGCTCTCGTGGCCGCCAGCCTGGATCTGGGCACCTTGATCCTCACCGTGGCCGCGCTGTCGTTCCTCGGGCTCGGACAAGCGGCACCGGCGCCTGAACTGGGCGCCGACTCGGCCCGAAACCTCAGTTATTTCCTGCAGCAGTGGTGGATTCCGGTGATGCCTGGTCTCGGTGTCCTGGTGCTGGCGCTGGTGGGAAACATCGCGGGGGATTGCCTGCGCAACCTGATGAAGAACCGCTGA
- the alc gene encoding allantoicase: MIPAAPGVDLASRVVGGSVVAASDESFGFKERLIDPSEPAFVPGTYDLRGEVVDGWETRRHAGPGGDWAIVRLGAPGRLYAVDVDTRFFSGNHPQACRLDAAVLAPSADVTDPAVQWTTIVESTGLKPDSHNLMTVGDRHRWTHLRLALATDGGVARLRAYGEVIPDPVLWSDVTVEVSGLEQGGRVEWCSDAFYSDAGPLVAPNRPRNMGDGWETRRRRDAGPDDHDAVVISFAVPANLKRIEIDTSYFVFNASREVAVFGSRMRADDEHEWAAAPFDIPVLSRIQLAADARQVFVIDAPNVTAMRVQAYPDGGIARVRAWGAPTEQGMQQLRDRWTECS, translated from the coding sequence ATGATCCCGGCAGCACCGGGCGTGGACCTGGCCTCCCGGGTCGTCGGAGGCAGTGTGGTTGCGGCCAGCGATGAGTCGTTCGGCTTCAAGGAACGGCTGATCGATCCGTCCGAACCGGCCTTCGTGCCGGGCACCTACGACTTGCGCGGGGAGGTGGTCGACGGCTGGGAGACCCGTCGTCACGCCGGGCCCGGTGGTGACTGGGCGATCGTGCGACTCGGTGCGCCCGGGCGGCTGTATGCGGTTGACGTCGACACCCGGTTCTTCTCGGGCAATCATCCGCAGGCGTGCCGCCTGGACGCGGCCGTGCTGGCACCGAGCGCCGATGTGACGGATCCCGCTGTGCAGTGGACAACCATCGTGGAATCCACCGGATTGAAACCGGATTCGCACAACCTGATGACGGTCGGCGATAGGCACCGCTGGACACATCTGCGGCTGGCGCTGGCGACCGACGGCGGTGTGGCCCGGCTGCGCGCCTACGGCGAGGTGATCCCCGACCCGGTGCTGTGGTCCGACGTCACCGTCGAGGTGTCCGGCCTGGAGCAGGGCGGTCGCGTCGAATGGTGCAGCGATGCGTTCTACTCCGACGCCGGGCCGCTGGTGGCTCCCAACCGGCCGCGCAACATGGGCGATGGCTGGGAAACGCGCCGGCGCCGCGACGCCGGCCCAGACGATCACGACGCTGTGGTGATCTCGTTCGCCGTACCGGCCAACCTGAAGCGCATCGAGATCGACACGTCCTACTTCGTCTTCAATGCGTCTCGGGAGGTGGCCGTGTTCGGTTCCAGAATGCGCGCCGACGACGAACATGAATGGGCAGCAGCGCCATTCGATATTCCGGTGCTCAGCCGCATCCAGTTGGCTGCAGACGCCAGGCAGGTGTTCGTCATCGATGCCCCGAACGTCACTGCGATGCGGGTGCAGGCGTATCCCGACGGAGGGATCGCCAGGGTGCGGGCCTGGGGCGCGCCGACAGAGCAAGGGATGCAACAGCTTCGCGACCGGTGGACGGAGTGCTCGTGA
- a CDS encoding aspartate/glutamate racemase family protein: MRILVLNPNTSGSMTTEIAAAATEAAHADTEIICLAPRFGSVAIDSAAESYLAAVGMMDLVAGMTEAGDFDFDAVVVAGFGEHGRDALAEMLTVPVFDIAECSAHVAHLIGRRFSVVTTLARSIAPIEDRLLLAGLDAHCASVRACGLDTATVDADPEGAIQAIVEEAARAVTEDGADVICLGCAGMAGVVDAVTAKLGVPVVDGVAAAVGLAQAVVGLGLSTSKAGVYAPGPANPRSHWPISPALGVDR; the protein is encoded by the coding sequence ATGAGGATTCTGGTACTCAATCCCAACACCTCGGGGTCGATGACCACCGAGATCGCCGCGGCGGCCACCGAAGCGGCGCATGCCGACACCGAGATCATTTGTCTGGCCCCGCGGTTCGGCAGCGTTGCGATCGACTCGGCCGCCGAGAGTTACCTGGCCGCCGTCGGCATGATGGACCTGGTCGCCGGGATGACCGAGGCGGGTGACTTCGATTTCGACGCGGTCGTCGTGGCCGGGTTCGGGGAGCACGGCAGAGATGCACTCGCCGAAATGCTCACCGTGCCGGTGTTCGACATCGCCGAGTGTTCGGCGCACGTCGCACATCTGATCGGCCGGAGGTTTTCGGTCGTGACCACGCTGGCCCGGTCCATCGCACCGATCGAAGACCGGCTGCTCCTGGCCGGCCTCGACGCGCACTGTGCGTCGGTGCGGGCCTGCGGACTCGACACCGCCACAGTCGATGCCGACCCCGAGGGCGCGATCCAGGCGATCGTGGAGGAGGCCGCCCGCGCGGTCACCGAGGACGGTGCCGATGTGATCTGCCTGGGGTGCGCGGGGATGGCCGGGGTCGTCGACGCGGTCACCGCCAAGCTGGGTGTGCCTGTGGTCGACGGTGTCGCGGCGGCTGTCGGTCTGGCCCAGGCCGTGGTCGGGCTGGGGTTGTCGACCAGCAAGGCCGGGGTGTACGCGCCGGGGCCGGCGAACCCGCGCAGCCACTGGCCGATCTCGCCCGCCCTGGGAGTGGACCGATGA
- a CDS encoding N-acyl homoserine lactonase family protein has product MATLVRKSGVRHIILLTLGWEELPKSVSVYGAPAQERMREPVPGVLLQTDGGWVLLDTGFNTALVRDPALYRRFFPTVEYRPVLPGPGEPIEQRLAEVGVDIDDIHTVAVSHLHHDHAGGLKLFAGKVPVHAQRRELEYGLSNHPEPERNAIVRVDFDDPNIDWRLADGEATIAPGITAIPTYGHTPGHQSFAVELDESVGGGGFVFAFDAADLTENIEHELPIGGFIDVRPEETVEPIRRLKKLAHDKGYQLIPGHDPHVWPGLTEHFHERFGPVTSGASHA; this is encoded by the coding sequence ATGGCGACACTGGTCCGCAAGAGCGGAGTCCGCCACATCATCCTGCTCACCCTCGGGTGGGAGGAACTACCGAAATCGGTGTCGGTGTACGGAGCCCCGGCACAGGAGCGGATGCGCGAACCCGTTCCGGGAGTGCTGCTTCAGACCGACGGGGGCTGGGTGCTGCTGGACACCGGGTTCAACACCGCCCTGGTGCGCGACCCGGCGTTGTATCGCCGGTTCTTCCCGACCGTGGAGTACCGGCCGGTGCTGCCGGGCCCCGGCGAGCCGATCGAGCAGCGGCTCGCCGAGGTCGGAGTCGATATCGACGACATCCACACCGTCGCGGTGAGCCACCTGCACCACGACCATGCCGGCGGGCTCAAGCTGTTCGCCGGCAAGGTTCCGGTGCACGCACAACGTCGCGAGCTCGAGTACGGCCTGTCGAATCACCCTGAACCGGAACGCAATGCGATCGTCCGGGTGGACTTCGACGATCCGAACATCGACTGGCGGCTGGCTGACGGCGAGGCCACGATCGCGCCAGGCATCACCGCGATCCCGACGTACGGACACACGCCAGGACATCAGAGTTTCGCGGTGGAGCTCGACGAGTCTGTCGGCGGTGGCGGATTCGTGTTTGCGTTCGATGCCGCCGATCTGACCGAGAACATCGAGCACGAACTCCCGATCGGCGGATTCATCGACGTCCGGCCCGAGGAGACTGTCGAACCGATCCGCAGGCTCAAGAAGCTGGCGCACGACAAGGGATATCAGCTGATTCCCGGGCACGACCCACATGTGTGGCCCGGGCTGACCGAGCACTTTCACGAGCGCTTCGGACCTGTCACCTCGGGGGCGTCCCATGCCTGA
- a CDS encoding ABC transporter substrate-binding protein, producing the protein MIKRWKTVAAVSAVAAMMLSACGGSDSGSGTPSAAPTDKVLHLSFLQDPGQPPDPDIYYAGQGLLLTTNIYEGLLQYKAGTDKPVLEPLLATEWKASPDNRVFDFKLREGVKFHDGTPFTAEAVKASFDRRLAVDQGPAYMVKDVESVTAHGDYDVTITLKAPNAAFLDYLACAYGPRMMSPQGLQQNAGADHAQSYLTNHDLGTGPYTLTAAEVGSRYALASFPEYWGTKPYFEKVEMPVITDVSAQQLQFNNGQLAAILHDLPSSAVQSYLDNKAFANYSLPTMMSNYLYVNPHKGMMTDAKNRTAVLQAINIDELVKQTYFGRGDVARQIYPPNMMASDFANQGVAHDPSALSGIAGGLPADQKAITIGYDSSNPDNQLVSNLLQTQLAAAGLTAKVQAYPTSEIYGWVGTDGQSAPEIFTALAWPDAPSPYTWGHISWDPDGGLNYLGCSAPPVTDALASGLPTGDAAVFSRAGLEAVKTGCWLNIADVNDFMVAQPWLKGVEQAHVVTNPNSLRLAALSVG; encoded by the coding sequence ATGATCAAGCGATGGAAGACCGTGGCCGCCGTGAGCGCGGTGGCGGCGATGATGCTGAGTGCCTGCGGCGGATCGGATTCGGGGAGCGGCACACCCAGTGCGGCGCCGACCGACAAGGTGCTGCACCTGTCGTTCCTGCAGGATCCCGGCCAGCCGCCGGACCCCGACATCTACTACGCCGGCCAGGGCCTGCTGCTGACCACCAACATCTACGAGGGCCTGCTTCAGTACAAGGCGGGCACGGACAAGCCGGTGCTGGAACCGCTGCTGGCCACCGAGTGGAAGGCATCGCCGGACAACCGGGTGTTCGATTTCAAACTGCGTGAAGGCGTCAAGTTCCATGACGGCACCCCGTTCACCGCGGAGGCGGTCAAGGCGTCGTTCGATCGCAGGCTGGCCGTCGACCAAGGCCCGGCCTACATGGTGAAGGACGTGGAATCGGTCACCGCACACGGTGATTACGACGTCACCATCACCCTGAAGGCACCCAACGCGGCCTTCCTCGACTATCTCGCGTGTGCGTACGGGCCCAGGATGATGAGTCCTCAAGGACTGCAACAGAACGCGGGTGCCGACCACGCACAGAGCTACCTGACGAATCACGATCTGGGAACCGGCCCGTACACGCTCACCGCCGCCGAGGTCGGATCACGTTATGCGCTCGCGTCATTCCCGGAGTACTGGGGGACCAAGCCGTACTTCGAGAAGGTCGAGATGCCGGTGATCACCGACGTCTCCGCGCAGCAGCTCCAGTTCAACAACGGGCAGCTCGCCGCGATCCTGCATGACCTGCCCTCGTCAGCGGTGCAGTCCTACCTGGACAACAAGGCATTCGCCAACTACTCGCTGCCGACCATGATGTCCAACTACCTGTACGTCAACCCGCACAAGGGCATGATGACCGACGCCAAGAACCGCACCGCGGTGCTGCAGGCGATCAACATCGACGAGCTGGTCAAGCAGACGTACTTCGGACGCGGCGATGTGGCCCGACAGATCTATCCGCCCAACATGATGGCCTCGGACTTCGCCAATCAGGGTGTGGCGCACGATCCGTCGGCGCTCAGTGGCATCGCAGGGGGACTGCCCGCCGACCAGAAAGCCATCACCATCGGCTACGACTCGAGCAATCCCGACAATCAGCTGGTCAGCAATCTGCTTCAGACACAGCTCGCCGCTGCGGGATTGACCGCCAAGGTCCAGGCCTACCCGACGTCAGAAATCTACGGTTGGGTCGGCACCGACGGCCAGTCGGCTCCCGAGATCTTCACGGCCCTCGCTTGGCCCGACGCGCCGTCGCCGTACACCTGGGGGCACATCTCATGGGATCCCGACGGCGGGCTGAACTACCTGGGCTGCTCGGCACCACCGGTCACCGATGCGTTGGCCAGTGGCCTGCCCACCGGCGATGCCGCGGTGTTCTCACGGGCCGGACTGGAAGCGGTGAAGACCGGCTGCTGGCTCAACATCGCCGACGTCAACGACTTCATGGTGGCCCAGCCCTGGCTCAAGGGCGTCGAGCAGGCCCACGTCGTGACCAACCCCAACTCACTGCGGCTCGCCGCACTGTCGGTGGGCTGA
- the allB gene encoding allantoinase AllB, whose translation MPDLVLRARQVLLDGELRPASVAVTGGVITEIGAVDTAVEAPNRVELPAHAVLLPGFVDTHVHVNEPGTDWEGFGTATAAAAVAGITTIVDMPLDCRPVTTTVAALRTKQAVAEGNCRVDVKFWAGVVPENLGELESLAAAGVRGFKCFLSDSGNPDFGYLTPAQFRIAMSRIAELGSVLLVHAESHRVIAESTPPHGRRYSSFLRSRPDAAEEDAVRLVIETAAASGAHAHIVHVSSANVLPMLADAKRAGIPVTAETCPHYLTFTANEIPDGGTEFAACPPVRDAANRERLWDGLLDGTLDMVVSDHSPCSPNLKADGDFGQAFGGVSSLQVGPSAVWAHAAHRGFGLPELSRWMAQRPAALAGLADRGSIAPGLRADLCAFDPDAETSVLARDLLHRHRISPYSGLTVRGAALQTWVAGVPVLEKVAEPV comes from the coding sequence ATGCCTGATCTGGTCCTCCGGGCGCGACAGGTGCTGCTCGACGGAGAGCTACGGCCGGCGTCCGTCGCGGTCACCGGAGGCGTGATCACGGAGATCGGGGCCGTGGATACCGCTGTGGAAGCACCGAACCGCGTCGAACTCCCGGCCCACGCCGTGCTGCTTCCCGGCTTCGTCGACACCCACGTCCACGTCAACGAACCGGGCACCGACTGGGAGGGTTTCGGAACGGCGACCGCTGCGGCCGCCGTTGCCGGGATCACCACCATCGTGGACATGCCGCTGGATTGCCGTCCGGTGACGACCACCGTGGCCGCCCTGCGGACCAAACAGGCGGTGGCCGAGGGGAACTGCCGTGTCGACGTCAAGTTCTGGGCGGGCGTGGTGCCCGAGAACCTGGGTGAACTGGAATCGCTGGCCGCTGCGGGGGTCCGCGGGTTCAAATGCTTCCTCTCCGACTCCGGCAACCCCGACTTCGGATACCTGACTCCCGCGCAGTTCCGTATCGCGATGAGCCGGATCGCCGAACTCGGCTCGGTGCTGTTGGTACACGCCGAAAGCCATCGGGTGATCGCCGAAAGCACACCGCCGCACGGGCGGCGCTACTCATCGTTTCTGCGGTCCCGCCCCGATGCCGCCGAAGAGGATGCGGTACGGCTCGTGATCGAGACGGCGGCCGCGAGTGGTGCCCACGCCCACATCGTGCACGTGTCCAGTGCGAACGTGCTGCCCATGCTCGCCGATGCCAAACGTGCAGGCATCCCGGTGACCGCCGAGACCTGTCCGCACTATCTGACATTCACGGCGAACGAGATTCCCGACGGCGGCACGGAGTTCGCCGCCTGCCCACCTGTCCGAGATGCCGCCAACCGGGAGCGACTGTGGGACGGACTGCTGGACGGGACCCTGGACATGGTGGTCTCGGATCATTCGCCGTGTTCCCCGAACCTCAAGGCCGACGGGGATTTCGGGCAGGCCTTCGGCGGCGTCAGCTCATTGCAGGTCGGGCCGAGCGCGGTGTGGGCACACGCAGCTCACCGTGGATTCGGACTGCCCGAGCTGAGTCGCTGGATGGCCCAGCGGCCTGCCGCGCTGGCCGGGCTTGCCGACCGGGGGAGCATCGCACCCGGACTGCGGGCTGACTTGTGTGCCTTCGATCCCGACGCGGAGACATCCGTACTCGCACGGGATCTGCTCCACCGGCACCGGATCAGCCCGTATTCGGGTCTGACTGTCCGGGGTGCGGCTCTGCAAACCTGGGTGGCGGGCGTACCGGTGCTGGAGAAGGTGGCCGAACCGGTATGA
- a CDS encoding ABC transporter permease: MKTFVASRVGAMVAILIALTGVMFVLQHISPLDPVKAQLGAQASAQAVAARREELGLNQPVLVQFWHYLTNAVTGDLGTSYRTRHPVLSDLGSFLPATLELAIFGIAIALVLAALLAFGTTLKWPGAQVLRAVLFTGAAAPMFLLGILGLIVFYQNLGWVPANGRMAVANPPTGPTGLLTVDGLVHGRFDVVADAVHHLMLPALVIAIGPAVAIGRVLRSSLMTDIDSDYARTARAKGLSEGRIMTRHVLRNSVGSALSMTGLQVGLMFSGVLVVEQVFGWPGIGQYIAQSIPVADFPAIAGVTLMLGALYVVINTAVDLLQAAADPRIAVIGG, encoded by the coding sequence GTGAAGACATTCGTGGCGTCCCGTGTGGGCGCGATGGTGGCGATCCTGATCGCGCTCACCGGGGTGATGTTCGTGCTGCAGCACATCTCGCCACTCGATCCGGTGAAGGCACAGTTGGGCGCACAGGCCTCGGCGCAGGCCGTCGCGGCCCGGCGCGAAGAACTCGGACTGAACCAGCCGGTGCTCGTGCAGTTCTGGCATTACCTGACCAACGCGGTGACCGGTGATCTCGGAACCTCCTACCGCACCCGCCATCCGGTGCTGTCGGACCTCGGTAGCTTCCTGCCGGCCACTTTGGAACTCGCGATCTTCGGGATCGCCATCGCGCTGGTGCTGGCGGCTCTGCTGGCATTCGGCACCACGCTGAAATGGCCTGGGGCCCAGGTGCTTCGCGCCGTGCTGTTCACCGGTGCCGCGGCGCCGATGTTCCTGCTCGGCATCCTCGGATTGATCGTGTTCTACCAAAACCTGGGATGGGTTCCGGCCAACGGCCGGATGGCGGTGGCGAATCCGCCGACCGGACCGACGGGCCTGCTCACCGTCGACGGCCTCGTGCACGGCCGGTTCGATGTGGTGGCCGACGCTGTGCACCACCTGATGCTGCCGGCCCTGGTGATCGCCATCGGCCCTGCCGTGGCGATCGGGCGGGTCCTGCGCAGCAGCCTGATGACCGACATCGACAGCGACTATGCGCGTACCGCCCGGGCCAAGGGGCTGTCGGAGGGCCGGATCATGACGCGGCACGTGCTGCGCAACTCGGTGGGATCGGCGCTGTCGATGACCGGACTTCAAGTGGGCCTGATGTTCTCGGGGGTACTCGTCGTCGAGCAGGTGTTCGGGTGGCCCGGCATCGGCCAGTACATCGCGCAGAGCATCCCGGTCGCCGACTTTCCCGCCATCGCGGGCGTCACCTTGATGCTGGGGGCGCTCTATGTAGTCATCAACACCGCCGTGGACCTGCTCCAGGCGGCAGCCGATCCCCGTATCGCAGTAATAGGAGGTTAG
- a CDS encoding cysteine hydrolase family protein, giving the protein MPKQPLIVGNPVLVVVDIQEGGGMSAQDAGIPVMPGHAERVAIAEKLLAAARAAGVPVVFFQEVHRPSGIDFGRELDGTEGVHCVEGQPGTDLEPTLRPRPDEFHIVKRRYSGFIGTDFEIVLSGLKASTLILIGGLTDVCVHYTFADAHQRDFYARVVTDCVGGSSQYRHDAALDAMEYLQTGALRTSDEILAAFSELATSRPVLEGAAR; this is encoded by the coding sequence GTGCCCAAACAGCCACTCATCGTGGGTAATCCAGTTCTTGTCGTGGTCGACATACAGGAAGGCGGTGGAATGTCGGCCCAGGACGCCGGGATTCCGGTGATGCCCGGTCATGCCGAGCGTGTCGCTATCGCCGAAAAGCTGCTCGCCGCCGCCCGCGCCGCGGGTGTGCCGGTGGTGTTCTTCCAGGAGGTGCACCGGCCCAGTGGCATCGACTTCGGCCGCGAACTCGACGGCACCGAGGGCGTCCACTGCGTCGAGGGCCAGCCAGGCACCGACCTCGAACCCACCCTGCGACCCCGGCCCGACGAGTTCCACATCGTGAAGCGCCGCTACTCGGGTTTCATCGGAACGGATTTCGAGATCGTGCTGTCCGGCCTCAAGGCCTCGACTCTCATCTTGATCGGCGGCCTGACCGACGTCTGCGTCCATTACACCTTCGCCGACGCCCACCAGCGTGACTTCTACGCCCGCGTCGTCACCGACTGCGTGGGCGGCTCGTCGCAGTACCGGCACGACGCCGCGCTCGACGCCATGGAGTACCTGCAGACCGGCGCCCTGCGGACCTCTGACGAGATCCTCGCCGCCTTTTCCGAACTCGCCACGTCCCGACCCGTTCTCGAAGGAGCCGCCCGATGA
- a CDS encoding isopenicillin N synthase family dioxygenase, whose product MSGSASSLAAFNTVPVIDISGLRSEQREERERVAAEIGAAAREVGFFYISGSGIDESAFERMLAATKEFFALPLDEKMRSYIGLSQCHRGYVPVGEEGLESDNPPDLKEAFDTALDLPDDDPDHLAGNPMLGPNTWPDLPGFAEAVTAYYQAVLDVGRQLLWAFAVALGEDPEVFSRHATKTPSQLRLMHYPFNPDAKDAQGIGAHTDYECFTLLKPTAPGLEVLNGAGEWIDVPPVDGTFVVNIGDLLELWTNGTFVATSHRVRRVAEERYSFPLFFNVDYHTEVKPLPRFVAGDGPQRPALRAGEHLFAQTAQTFAYLRRRMQAGELVLPDGSLATGQFGRQAVHGVDSPVS is encoded by the coding sequence GTGAGTGGCAGTGCATCATCGTTGGCGGCGTTCAACACCGTGCCGGTCATCGACATCAGCGGGCTGCGTTCGGAACAGCGGGAGGAGCGGGAACGGGTTGCCGCCGAGATCGGCGCCGCGGCAAGAGAAGTCGGATTCTTCTACATCAGCGGGTCGGGAATCGACGAATCGGCGTTCGAGCGGATGCTCGCAGCCACGAAGGAGTTCTTCGCGCTGCCGCTCGACGAGAAGATGCGTAGCTACATCGGGCTGTCACAGTGCCATCGAGGCTACGTCCCGGTGGGGGAGGAAGGCCTCGAATCCGACAACCCGCCCGACCTCAAGGAAGCCTTCGACACCGCGCTGGACCTGCCGGACGACGACCCCGACCACCTGGCGGGCAACCCGATGCTCGGACCCAACACCTGGCCCGATCTCCCCGGATTCGCCGAGGCGGTGACGGCCTACTACCAGGCGGTGCTCGACGTCGGCAGGCAACTGTTGTGGGCGTTCGCGGTCGCGCTCGGGGAGGACCCCGAGGTGTTCTCCCGGCATGCCACCAAGACCCCCAGTCAGTTGCGGCTGATGCACTACCCGTTCAATCCCGACGCGAAGGACGCCCAGGGCATCGGCGCCCACACCGACTACGAGTGCTTCACCCTGCTCAAACCCACCGCGCCGGGTCTGGAGGTGCTCAACGGCGCCGGCGAGTGGATCGATGTCCCCCCGGTGGACGGGACGTTCGTGGTCAACATCGGGGATCTGCTCGAACTGTGGACGAACGGGACGTTCGTGGCGACCAGTCACCGCGTGCGCCGCGTGGCCGAGGAGCGCTACTCGTTCCCGTTGTTCTTCAACGTCGACTATCACACCGAGGTGAAACCGCTGCCTCGATTCGTCGCAGGCGATGGGCCGCAGCGCCCGGCACTGCGCGCAGGCGAGCACCTGTTCGCCCAGACCGCGCAGACGTTCGCCTACCTGCGCCGCCGCATGCAGGCGGGGGAGTTGGTGCTACCCGACGGGTCGCTGGCCACCGGTCAGTTCGGCAGACAGGCCGTGCACGGGGTCGACAGCCCGGTCAGTTGA